In Acaryochloris marina S15, a single genomic region encodes these proteins:
- a CDS encoding calcium-binding protein — MGRVVKAVVKEVKKIAPSPTKHGGWGNDTLIGYMPVNYLYGHGGNDTLKAYGWKNTVDGGSGNDHVEAWGGKNTLRGGSGHDRIYGYGGSNYARGGSGNDQIRVYGWSNTVYGDSGNDYIYGAGAKNWLHGGSGDDHIHSAAWGNTIYGGWGNDYIHAAAASNTIRAEWGNDTVRAYGGSNWVHGGDGHDNIKVWGAHNTVYGGGHNDYIESWGGRNTIRGEWGDDTIRAWGGSNWVHGGDGHDSIVVGGISNTVYGGGYNDRIDAWGGRNTIRGEWGNDNIRAGGGSNWVHGGDGHDTIKVWGAHNTVYGGGHNDYIEAVAAGNRIYGEWGNDHIKAYGGSNYVEGGSGNDHIEVFGLGNTVYGGSGDDHITTAAASNTIHAGSGNDKVVAVGGQNTVHGNEGHNTLIAAGGYNRLTAGWGNDTLIAVGGYNNMNAGHGNNTSVGVGGFNTMNAGHGNDFMFGFGGANKINAGNGRNTVIGLGGANVINSGSGNDTIIGVGGANVVDAGDGNNVVVGFGALNKLKTGNGNDIMVGVAAGNWLTSAGGNDVIIGLGAANYLNGGAGNDILVSAAVANVQVGGEGQDVMVALGAANAMAGDTIGKDTLKNMAKDLDLGSLKLSDASLPKLDFSGFSLPNFKEFEVDFSELGDVIPAFKGPSFLLDQLPNPGSLKFSLNGPEIKLPELPDVRDLSIDTPDLGLNFPGIDFKVTGFKNVQLPSIQMPSINLPGSLIPSLRLPTSSIGLPPLTIPSLNLPKLDIPKINLPSIPVPQVTLPTLDIPALGLPSLPDLPSLPSVNLPEPLQLLKDKANSVAQSIKLPNLTLPSFDLFSHGANSDIMVAAGKANFLLGGQGSDVQVSLGKANALWGGNGADVQVALGAVNLLSGGEGDDIQVAGGKVNIVDGGRGNDIQASIGKFNLLKGGLGNDLMLAGGSFNKMMGQDGNDIMIGGGKLNTMMGGAGNDIMAGGGKFNNMMAGTGDDLVVGGGKINSLSGGKGNDIMVGGGKFNTMLGGEGNDILLGGGKTNTMKGGAGADIIIGGGKMNRLFGGEGNDLILGAGKTNIFKGGKGDDIILGAGKKNVLKGGAGDDIILGGGQTNSFRGGKGNDILIGGGKKNTLKGDDGDDILIGGGKENKLIGGKGNDFILAIGQKNTFDGGKGDDIILGLGQENTIKSGSGNDIVLVKGAKNSFMSLGGLNRIYGAGKNNAIQGGQDKDTIHAGGESNTYDAGAGDDTLISIGNNITLTGGAGNDTYQIGGKDDFGASLGANPGGIRTTTIDNQGDANTTDKLLLGAKVDYRNIDFSRSGNDVQLNVLDTNEMVILQDWYATPLSQQVDTIQVSNGASLQSSQVSDMVQAWDAYETAGSTLAAKTQLDSTLKQAWAV; from the coding sequence ATGGGACGCGTTGTAAAAGCAGTAGTAAAAGAAGTTAAGAAGATTGCTCCTTCCCCCACCAAGCATGGTGGTTGGGGCAATGACACCCTCATTGGATATATGCCCGTCAACTATCTCTATGGTCATGGTGGCAACGACACATTAAAAGCCTATGGCTGGAAGAACACCGTTGATGGTGGCAGTGGCAATGACCATGTCGAAGCATGGGGGGGGAAGAACACACTCCGAGGCGGTTCCGGCCATGACCGTATTTATGGCTACGGTGGTTCAAACTATGCTCGCGGTGGAAGCGGTAATGATCAAATTCGCGTTTATGGCTGGAGCAATACAGTCTATGGTGATTCAGGAAATGACTATATCTATGGCGCAGGTGCTAAAAACTGGCTCCATGGAGGTTCCGGTGATGACCATATTCACTCTGCGGCTTGGGGGAACACTATCTACGGCGGTTGGGGCAATGACTACATTCATGCTGCTGCAGCCTCAAACACCATTCGGGCTGAGTGGGGCAACGACACCGTAAGGGCCTATGGTGGCTCCAACTGGGTCCATGGTGGCGACGGCCACGACAACATCAAAGTTTGGGGTGCCCACAATACCGTATATGGTGGTGGCCACAATGACTATATCGAGTCTTGGGGTGGTCGCAACACCATCCGAGGTGAATGGGGCGATGACACGATTCGGGCTTGGGGTGGTTCTAACTGGGTCCATGGTGGCGACGGCCACGACAGCATTGTGGTTGGGGGCATTAGTAATACTGTGTACGGTGGTGGCTACAATGACCGTATCGACGCTTGGGGTGGTCGCAACACTATCCGGGGCGAATGGGGCAATGACAATATCCGAGCAGGAGGTGGCTCCAACTGGGTCCATGGTGGCGATGGCCACGACACCATTAAGGTCTGGGGGGCTCACAATACTGTATATGGTGGTGGCCACAATGACTATATTGAGGCTGTTGCAGCTGGAAACCGAATCTACGGAGAATGGGGCAATGACCACATCAAAGCCTACGGTGGCTCCAACTATGTAGAGGGTGGTTCTGGGAATGACCACATTGAAGTCTTTGGTTTGGGCAACACCGTTTACGGTGGATCTGGAGATGACCACATCACTACAGCTGCAGCCTCCAACACCATTCATGCAGGCTCTGGTAATGACAAAGTCGTTGCAGTTGGTGGTCAGAACACCGTTCATGGCAACGAAGGCCACAACACTTTAATCGCAGCCGGTGGCTACAATCGTCTGACTGCCGGTTGGGGTAACGACACCTTGATTGCCGTCGGTGGTTACAACAATATGAATGCAGGTCACGGCAATAACACCTCAGTGGGCGTCGGTGGATTCAACACCATGAACGCAGGCCATGGCAACGACTTCATGTTTGGATTTGGTGGTGCTAACAAAATCAATGCAGGCAACGGTCGCAACACGGTCATCGGTTTAGGCGGAGCCAACGTTATCAACTCTGGTTCCGGCAACGATACTATCATCGGCGTCGGTGGGGCCAACGTTGTCGATGCAGGCGATGGCAACAACGTCGTCGTGGGATTCGGCGCACTCAACAAGCTTAAGACTGGTAACGGTAACGACATCATGGTCGGGGTTGCGGCCGGTAACTGGCTGACTTCCGCAGGCGGCAACGACGTCATTATTGGTCTGGGTGCAGCCAACTACTTAAACGGCGGAGCTGGCAATGACATCCTCGTTAGTGCAGCAGTTGCTAACGTTCAAGTCGGTGGCGAAGGCCAAGATGTGATGGTTGCCTTAGGCGCAGCGAATGCCATGGCAGGCGACACCATCGGCAAAGACACCCTCAAGAACATGGCTAAAGACTTAGACCTAGGGTCTCTGAAGCTCTCCGATGCCAGCCTACCGAAATTAGACTTCTCCGGTTTTAGTCTTCCAAACTTCAAAGAATTTGAGGTGGACTTTAGTGAACTGGGTGACGTTATCCCCGCCTTCAAAGGGCCTAGCTTCCTCCTGGATCAACTTCCTAATCCCGGCAGCTTAAAATTCAGCTTAAACGGACCTGAAATAAAATTACCCGAACTACCAGATGTTCGAGACTTGTCTATCGATACCCCTGACCTCGGTTTGAACTTCCCCGGAATTGACTTTAAGGTCACCGGCTTCAAGAATGTGCAACTGCCTTCGATTCAGATGCCTTCCATCAACCTACCTGGGTCTTTAATTCCTAGCCTGAGACTGCCTACCTCCAGCATTGGTTTGCCTCCGCTGACCATCCCAAGCTTGAATCTTCCCAAGCTTGACATTCCTAAAATTAACCTGCCTTCGATTCCAGTCCCCCAGGTCACTCTACCCACCCTGGACATTCCAGCTTTGGGCTTACCTTCCTTACCGGACCTTCCTTCTCTGCCTTCGGTTAACCTTCCAGAGCCCTTACAACTGCTCAAAGACAAAGCCAATAGCGTCGCTCAATCTATTAAGCTTCCCAACCTGACCCTTCCTAGCTTCGACCTCTTTAGCCACGGTGCCAACAGCGACATTATGGTTGCAGCAGGTAAAGCAAACTTCCTTCTAGGTGGTCAAGGCAGCGACGTTCAAGTTTCTCTGGGTAAAGCCAACGCTTTATGGGGTGGCAACGGTGCTGATGTTCAAGTGGCACTAGGTGCAGTGAACCTACTGTCCGGTGGCGAAGGCGACGATATTCAAGTGGCTGGCGGTAAAGTCAACATCGTAGATGGTGGTCGGGGCAACGATATCCAAGCCTCCATCGGTAAATTCAACCTCTTAAAAGGTGGCCTCGGTAACGACCTGATGCTGGCGGGTGGTTCCTTCAACAAGATGATGGGCCAAGATGGTAACGATATCATGATTGGCGGCGGTAAGCTCAACACCATGATGGGCGGAGCTGGTAATGACATCATGGCCGGCGGCGGCAAGTTCAATAACATGATGGCCGGAACGGGGGATGACCTGGTGGTTGGCGGCGGCAAGATTAACTCCTTGTCCGGTGGTAAAGGCAACGACATCATGGTTGGCGGCGGTAAATTCAACACCATGCTCGGTGGCGAAGGCAACGACATCCTTCTCGGCGGTGGTAAGACCAACACCATGAAAGGGGGGGCAGGTGCTGACATCATTATCGGTGGCGGCAAAATGAATCGTCTCTTTGGTGGCGAAGGCAACGACCTTATCCTCGGCGCTGGTAAGACCAACATCTTCAAAGGCGGCAAGGGAGACGATATCATCCTCGGTGCAGGTAAGAAGAACGTCCTCAAGGGAGGAGCTGGAGATGACATTATCCTTGGCGGCGGTCAGACCAATAGCTTCAGGGGTGGCAAAGGTAACGACATCCTGATTGGCGGCGGTAAGAAGAACACCCTAAAAGGAGATGATGGCGACGATATCCTCATCGGTGGTGGTAAGGAAAACAAGCTTATCGGCGGCAAAGGCAACGACTTTATCCTGGCCATTGGTCAAAAGAATACCTTTGACGGCGGCAAAGGCGATGATATTATTCTCGGCCTCGGTCAGGAAAACACAATCAAGTCCGGTTCTGGTAACGACATTGTCCTGGTCAAGGGTGCCAAGAACAGCTTCATGAGTCTAGGTGGTTTGAACCGCATCTACGGTGCCGGTAAGAACAACGCTATCCAGGGTGGACAAGATAAGGACACCATCCATGCCGGCGGTGAGTCCAACACTTACGATGCTGGTGCAGGCGATGACACCCTGATTTCCATCGGTAACAACATCACCTTGACCGGTGGCGCTGGCAACGACACTTACCAAATTGGGGGTAAAGATGACTTTGGCGCTTCTCTAGGGGCAAATCCTGGTGGCATCCGCACCACCACAATCGATAACCAGGGTGACGCTAACACCACCGATAAGCTGCTGTTAGGGGCCAAGGTTGATTACCGCAACATTGACTTCTCTCGCAGTGGTAATGACGTTCAGCTGAATGTCCTAGACACGAATGAGATGGTGATTCTCCAGGATTGGTATGCAACTCCCCTCAGCCAGCAGGTTGATACCATCCAAGTTAGCAATGGGGCTTCTCTACAGAGTTCTCAAGTGAGTGACATGGTACAAGCTTGGGATGCTTATGAGACAGCTGGTTCTACTCTGGCTGCTAAGACTCAGTTAGATTCAACCCTGAAGCAAGCCTGGGCTGTCTAG
- a CDS encoding DNA alkylation repair protein, with protein sequence MANNLTAGAVHQQLVSLANPEIAEHSQRFFKTGAGDYGEGDQFLGIRVPVLRQQVTHYQYLPNKEVIALLKSPFHEERLFALLVWVKQFQKAPEENQAHLYGLYLRHTQYINNWDLVDSSAYQIVGVFLEGKDRQPIYPLAQSQSLWERRIAMIATFQWIRNHDFEDALAIAKLLLHDQEDLIHKAVGWMLREIGKRDLEIEKGFLKVHYQEMPRTMLRYAIEKFPNPERQRYLKGLI encoded by the coding sequence GTGGCAAATAACCTTACCGCTGGTGCCGTCCATCAACAACTCGTCTCCCTCGCCAATCCAGAGATTGCCGAGCATTCCCAACGCTTTTTCAAAACTGGGGCAGGTGACTATGGTGAAGGTGATCAATTCTTAGGGATTCGAGTCCCTGTACTCAGACAGCAGGTTACTCACTACCAATACCTCCCCAACAAAGAGGTCATTGCTCTTCTCAAATCACCATTTCATGAAGAACGTCTGTTTGCCCTGCTCGTTTGGGTCAAGCAATTTCAGAAAGCCCCTGAAGAAAACCAAGCCCATCTTTACGGTCTCTATCTCCGCCATACCCAGTACATCAACAACTGGGATTTGGTAGACAGTTCTGCCTATCAAATCGTGGGAGTCTTTCTTGAAGGGAAAGATCGTCAACCGATATATCCATTGGCCCAGTCTCAAAGTCTATGGGAACGGCGAATCGCCATGATCGCAACCTTTCAGTGGATTCGCAATCATGATTTTGAGGACGCTCTAGCGATTGCCAAGTTACTGTTGCACGATCAGGAAGATCTAATCCACAAAGCCGTCGGCTGGATGCTTCGGGAAATTGGCAAACGGGATTTAGAAATAGAGAAAGGCTTTCTCAAAGTGCATTACCAAGAGATGCCCCGCACGATGTTGCGGTATGCCATTGAGAAATTTCCCAATCCTGAACGACAAAGATATTTGAAAGGGTTAATTTAG
- a CDS encoding DUF4090 family protein, which translates to MANPSNTTGAEAVDTAISKGLDLDGSQIPAPKLNLYNQIMGLEGNRQRSGVSNTMRSRIVRIGAKHLAQAELNQMLLDADFAPLKDKEVAFYYGGK; encoded by the coding sequence ATGGCAAACCCTAGCAATACAACCGGCGCAGAGGCAGTTGATACTGCGATCTCAAAAGGTCTCGATCTCGATGGCTCCCAAATTCCCGCTCCCAAACTCAATCTCTACAATCAGATCATGGGATTAGAGGGAAATCGGCAACGAAGTGGCGTATCCAATACCATGCGATCTCGGATTGTCCGCATTGGAGCCAAGCATCTTGCCCAAGCTGAACTCAATCAAATGCTGTTGGATGCAGATTTCGCTCCCTTGAAGGATAAGGAAGTCGCTTTTTATTACGGTGGCAAATAA
- a CDS encoding molecular chaperone, which yields MKSVFQAILLAATISLFSFQPSNAFKLEPISRTFKPVGSGSTQSYEIFNPSNERVAINISMVHRLVNKTGQESHAPADDDFLVYPPQILLEPNAMQTVRVTWVGESEPTQELAYRLIAEQLPINLDPPSAPKGTSSTGKIKVLMRYVGSVYIKPEKVKPDVVLAGLENMQSPKGDAQLALTFHNQGTAHASLRKLQLRLIAAQGEVLELTPEQMGEMKNATILAGKQRQFRIPYPANLNFKPVKATFTFQQPD from the coding sequence ATGAAATCAGTATTTCAAGCCATTCTGTTGGCAGCCACCATCAGTCTCTTTAGTTTTCAGCCCAGCAATGCTTTTAAGTTAGAGCCAATTTCACGAACGTTTAAGCCAGTCGGTTCTGGTTCCACTCAGTCTTACGAAATTTTTAATCCGAGCAATGAACGGGTCGCTATTAATATTTCAATGGTTCATCGGTTGGTGAATAAAACCGGTCAGGAAAGTCATGCACCTGCAGATGATGATTTTCTGGTCTATCCTCCGCAAATATTACTTGAGCCAAATGCCATGCAGACGGTAAGAGTGACCTGGGTTGGAGAGTCTGAACCCACTCAAGAACTCGCTTATCGACTGATTGCCGAACAATTACCCATCAACCTCGATCCACCTTCAGCTCCCAAGGGAACATCCTCCACCGGCAAGATAAAAGTGCTGATGCGCTATGTCGGCTCGGTCTACATTAAGCCAGAAAAGGTCAAACCTGATGTTGTTCTTGCGGGGTTAGAAAACATGCAATCCCCAAAAGGCGATGCACAGTTGGCCTTGACCTTTCATAATCAGGGAACCGCTCACGCATCTCTACGGAAACTGCAGCTCAGATTGATTGCTGCGCAGGGTGAGGTTTTGGAGCTGACCCCGGAGCAAATGGGTGAAATGAAGAATGCCACCATTCTGGCAGGTAAGCAACGTCAATTCCGAATTCCCTATCCCGCCAATTTGAACTTTAAGCCTGTAAAGGCCACCTTTACCTTTCAACAGCCGGACTAA
- a CDS encoding fimbria/pilus outer membrane usher protein yields MTLGHIPPPPQLVLPVEEITTASTPESRLFSNTAFEPPPSDPPTVPPSVEPESSSADLTEEEVFEKVFGQPQLQERPHQLMAPLLIDGSVIGEILVTIPNGNSKLIRLPAAQLLEPLSKVLDAEKVALLTSDVSESGQLSLQNLSQQGLQAQFDEQRLEMKITIPSVHRKVKVSSLGSQSQVPGAEAPLTPNSFSGYLNVRGGETVDWSEGEWERQPVQLDLDGALNYKGWVFEGAARWDEDDMTTVQREDIRLIRDDPKRSVRYVLGDLALPTIGYQNNQSIFGMSVVRNFKLQPNRVTRPINRFEFFLEDDAQVEVFNNGQLVQTLRLSAGPQDIRDLPLTAGLNDVQLVITDNVGRVQRLDFSATVAGDLLAPGRHQFAYGVGFPRTDETGLWRYDTSQPIVSLSHRAGISPNFTVGGYLQAGFQEQLVGLKGLWAAPIGNVDVDVAFSNKQEWGQDYAFRLGYDFLQSGKRNPTQRNFGVAVEYRGNVFANFGAVNREQETALDFTAYYSQKLFWDITSTLNFRYQLGRNTSDQYKLVWGLTRSFKGVGVNLRLSQILNQEGNHEQQASLNFLWLKPEKRQTVQLTTEVSSVDDPENRLAWNYSALNPNQGLDASVGLNTKADRNRLSGNLKYKGYRGTWQLDQSFELERESQRLTQSSTQLTFGTAIVFVDGHWGISRPVTDSFALLVPHPNLKGLKIGVNPNGGENYQAKVDPFGPAVMSNLQSYQLSTLRVSAPDLPIGYEIGPRVHYVSPTYKSGTLIRMGSDASIFLKGKLLNSQGEVIALQAGEVQSLSDPQWKPITLFTNKAGKFAAEGFKPGKYRIRLFTEKPQVVQFTIPGDQEGIYDVGPIKVTGEAILESSPKK; encoded by the coding sequence ATGACGCTAGGACACATCCCACCTCCTCCTCAATTGGTTCTTCCAGTTGAAGAAATTACCACTGCCAGTACCCCAGAATCACGACTGTTTTCTAACACCGCATTTGAACCACCACCATCTGATCCACCGACTGTTCCACCATCAGTAGAGCCAGAATCATCCTCCGCTGACTTAACTGAAGAGGAGGTGTTTGAAAAAGTGTTTGGGCAACCCCAATTGCAGGAGAGACCCCATCAGCTGATGGCGCCATTACTGATTGATGGAAGTGTCATCGGTGAAATATTAGTGACGATTCCAAATGGGAATAGCAAGTTGATTCGCCTGCCTGCTGCGCAATTGTTGGAACCCTTGTCCAAGGTATTGGATGCAGAGAAGGTGGCTTTGCTAACATCCGATGTGAGTGAAAGCGGTCAACTGTCCCTGCAAAATCTAAGCCAACAGGGTCTGCAGGCCCAATTTGATGAACAACGGCTGGAGATGAAGATCACCATTCCTTCGGTTCACCGAAAAGTGAAGGTATCCTCACTAGGCTCGCAATCCCAAGTTCCAGGCGCAGAAGCCCCCCTGACCCCGAATTCGTTCTCAGGATATCTCAATGTCAGAGGGGGAGAAACGGTGGATTGGTCTGAAGGGGAATGGGAACGGCAGCCTGTCCAGTTGGATCTTGATGGGGCTTTAAATTACAAAGGTTGGGTCTTTGAAGGCGCGGCACGTTGGGATGAAGACGATATGACAACGGTTCAACGGGAAGATATCCGTCTGATCCGAGATGACCCAAAACGATCTGTGCGATATGTATTAGGGGATTTGGCACTACCGACGATTGGGTATCAAAATAACCAGTCTATCTTTGGCATGAGTGTCGTCCGTAATTTCAAGCTTCAACCTAACCGAGTAACCCGTCCGATCAATCGATTCGAATTTTTTCTAGAGGATGATGCTCAGGTTGAAGTTTTTAATAATGGTCAGCTTGTTCAAACTTTAAGGTTGTCTGCAGGTCCCCAAGATATTCGTGATTTGCCCCTCACGGCAGGTCTCAATGATGTGCAGCTCGTGATTACAGACAATGTGGGTCGGGTCCAGCGTTTAGATTTTTCGGCAACGGTGGCCGGTGATTTACTCGCACCAGGGCGGCATCAATTCGCCTATGGGGTCGGCTTTCCACGGACTGATGAAACGGGTTTGTGGCGTTATGATACCTCCCAACCGATCGTGAGCCTGAGTCATCGTGCTGGGATATCTCCGAATTTTACGGTGGGGGGATATCTGCAAGCGGGATTCCAGGAACAATTGGTCGGACTTAAAGGCCTCTGGGCGGCCCCCATTGGGAATGTAGATGTGGATGTGGCCTTTAGCAATAAACAGGAATGGGGGCAAGACTATGCATTCAGACTCGGGTATGACTTTTTACAGTCCGGCAAACGAAACCCCACCCAACGGAACTTTGGGGTCGCGGTGGAGTACCGGGGTAACGTTTTTGCAAACTTTGGAGCTGTCAATAGAGAACAAGAGACAGCCTTAGATTTCACGGCCTACTATAGCCAAAAGTTGTTTTGGGATATAACTAGTACTTTAAATTTTCGCTATCAACTGGGACGGAATACCTCAGACCAGTACAAGTTGGTTTGGGGACTGACTCGATCCTTTAAGGGGGTTGGTGTCAATCTCAGATTAAGCCAAATTCTCAACCAAGAGGGAAATCATGAGCAGCAAGCCTCCCTTAATTTCCTGTGGCTGAAACCTGAAAAACGACAGACCGTGCAGCTCACGACAGAAGTGAGCAGTGTAGACGATCCTGAAAACCGTTTGGCCTGGAATTATAGTGCTCTAAATCCTAATCAGGGATTGGATGCATCGGTGGGGTTAAATACGAAGGCCGATCGTAATCGTCTCTCTGGCAACCTTAAATACAAAGGGTATCGAGGAACCTGGCAACTGGACCAATCTTTTGAGCTAGAGAGGGAGAGTCAAAGACTGACCCAAAGTAGTACTCAGTTAACGTTTGGTACAGCAATTGTGTTTGTCGATGGTCATTGGGGCATTTCACGCCCTGTAACAGATAGTTTTGCCTTGTTAGTACCTCATCCTAATTTGAAGGGATTAAAAATTGGTGTGAATCCTAATGGCGGTGAGAACTATCAAGCCAAAGTTGATCCCTTTGGGCCAGCCGTGATGTCCAATTTACAGTCCTATCAACTGTCCACATTGCGGGTGAGCGCACCTGATTTGCCCATTGGTTATGAGATTGGTCCTCGGGTACATTATGTTTCTCCTACCTATAAAAGCGGTACGCTGATTCGCATGGGCTCTGATGCTTCTATTTTCTTGAAGGGGAAGTTGCTGAATTCGCAAGGCGAGGTGATTGCGTTGCAAGCGGGTGAAGTACAATCTTTGTCCGATCCGCAGTGGAAACCGATAACCCTATTTACAAATAAGGCGGGTAAATTCGCGGCCGAAGGGTTTAAACCTGGAAAATATCGAATTCGGCTGTTTACAGAAAAGCCCCAAGTTGTGCAGTTTACAATTCCTGGCGATCAGGAAGGTATCTATGATGTAGGTCCAATTAAGGTGACAGGTGAGGCCATTCTTGAGTCATCCCCAAAAAAGTAA
- a CDS encoding alpha/beta fold hydrolase — translation MLTKSNISFELSVEGKPDSQVSAAYIDIGNGPAILFIHGFFSDASVWEGITNNLKDKYRCISLDLLGFGDSSKLEIEYKVDSQVAFSKKFMETLGIENFFVVGHSLGGWTAARLELSASPSILGLVLLAPAGVGEYLEPYRILIPFSWKTPVIDWLINLVSPLIKFLGYENFMQEIRFIRERFLHDPVFQAWIQRAFRLEISDELIHEDAKNIHSPTVIICGESDETIPVEFGEHLEANISKGKLHVIPGADHQLPTKYCQTLSDLTLDFLTSVEV, via the coding sequence ATGTTGACGAAATCTAATATTTCATTCGAACTAAGTGTTGAAGGAAAACCAGACAGTCAGGTCAGTGCAGCATATATCGATATCGGCAATGGCCCAGCCATTTTATTCATTCACGGTTTTTTCTCAGATGCATCAGTTTGGGAAGGCATCACCAATAACCTTAAAGACAAATATCGCTGTATAAGTCTAGACCTATTAGGTTTTGGTGATTCTTCTAAATTAGAGATTGAATATAAAGTTGATTCACAAGTCGCTTTTTCCAAAAAATTCATGGAAACACTTGGAATTGAAAATTTCTTTGTTGTTGGCCATTCTTTAGGGGGTTGGACAGCAGCACGTCTAGAACTTTCTGCCTCCCCATCAATATTAGGACTAGTTCTGCTAGCCCCCGCCGGTGTTGGAGAATATCTTGAACCGTATCGTATACTCATCCCTTTTTCGTGGAAAACGCCAGTCATCGATTGGCTCATCAACCTAGTTTCTCCTTTGATAAAATTTCTTGGATATGAAAATTTCATGCAGGAGATCAGGTTTATTCGAGAGAGGTTTTTACATGATCCTGTCTTTCAAGCATGGATACAAAGAGCATTTCGCCTAGAAATAAGTGATGAACTTATCCATGAAGATGCAAAAAACATCCATTCTCCAACGGTTATTATTTGCGGAGAGTCAGACGAAACCATTCCCGTTGAATTTGGGGAGCATCTTGAAGCAAACATCTCTAAAGGAAAATTACATGTTATTCCAGGCGCAGACCATCAACTTCCCACGAAATATTGCCAGACATTATCTGACTTAACTTTGGATTTTTTGACCAGTGTTGAAGTATAA